GGACAATTCGATATTCTGCCCGTGCGCGGAACACGTTCTTCCGGCGCGGAAAATGGTGACCGATTGATTCCGGTTTTACCGGGCGGCAATATTTCCGTGCGGAAACCCTTCCGGCCGTTTCCAGGGGATGACCGTTTCTCCGGCGGCGGAGCGCCGGGTGCTCTCCCGCAGCACCAGCGACGGCGCAATCAGAGTCTGACGGCCGGTCCGGCGTACCTGCGGGTCGTTGCGGCAGGCGTGGATGATCTTCTCGGCGGCGACGGCCCACTCGCCGAGGTTCTGGTCGATTGAAGAGAGTGCCGGGTGAAAAAATCCGCATTCCGGGATATTGTCGAAACCGATGATGCAGAGATCGTTCGGAACGGAGAGTTCGAGTTCATGGCAGGCGCGCATAACGCCGAGCGCGCCGAGGTCGGAGTCGCAGAAGAGGGCGGTGCAGTCGAAGGTTCCGCTGCGCCCGAGCTGCATCATTTTTTCGTAGGCGCGGGCGCTGGATTGCTCGCCGGGGCGGGTGTTGCAGTCGATGATCAGCGGAGTGATTCCATTGACCATCAGGTATTTTGCAAATCCGTTCCGGCGTGAAACCGTACTGTCGAGCTGCGGCTGGGTCAGCATCATGCCGATTTTCGTGTGGCCGTTGTTCAGGAAATGGCCGGCCGCCATGGCGCCGCCGAGTTCGTTATCGGTGCTGACCGCATTGATGCCGAGTCCCTGCGGTGCGCTGTTGATCAGCACCACCGGATAGTCCAGCCGTGCCAGGTGTTCCCAGGTGTTGAGGTCGAAATCCCAGTGCCAGTAAACGATAAGGGCATCGCTTTCCGCCGGCAGCATTTCCGGCGTGACGCGTTCGATGCCGTAGTTGTGGTAGCACGGTTTCAATGTGTATCCGGAAGCCGTGAAATGGCGGGCGAATTCGGTGAGAATTGCGGCCGTGAAGCTGGACTGCCAGTCCGGCAGCAGCAGGGACACTACGCCGTTCGGACAGTTCTCCCGGTTGTCGGCAGGCGCTTTGAAGGTGCCGCGGCCGACCTGCGACACGATGAGGCCGGCCTTCTTCATCTCGTTCATCGCCTGGGTGATGACGAGCTGGCTGACGCCGAAGCGCTTCATCAGCCGGCGTACGGAAGGCACCGTTGCTCCCGGCGGGAGGCTCTCGACCAGATCGCGGCACTCTTTGATGATGTTGTCGTATTTATCCATGAATTTCGTTTTCTTTTTATTGGTAATACACTTTGTATTTGGTGTATTTCTGTATTAATTATACCAGAAATAAAAAGAATGTCAATAGGAAAATGAAAAATAATTCAAAAATCGATGTCCCCGCGCCGCTGTGCGGTTTGGCCAGGGAGAAGGGCGATTCATTGATCGGGCATGTGCGGTGAGGAGTGTGGATGTCCCGGCCGCGGGGGGAACTGCGGGCCGCTGACGGAAGACTGTATGACAATGAAGTGATACACTTCGGAAAACAGCGCCGGACACGGAGGGCGGCGTGCGCTTATTTGCCGGAGGCTTCGCGGATCAGATCGGTGAACTCCTCGCGGGAGAGTTCGCCGAGTCGCTTGCCGCGTTTCGAGAGCTTTTC
The sequence above is drawn from the Victivallis lenta genome and encodes:
- a CDS encoding GntR family transcriptional regulator; its protein translation is MDKYDNIIKECRDLVESLPPGATVPSVRRLMKRFGVSQLVITQAMNEMKKAGLIVSQVGRGTFKAPADNRENCPNGVVSLLLPDWQSSFTAAILTEFARHFTASGYTLKPCYHNYGIERVTPEMLPAESDALIVYWHWDFDLNTWEHLARLDYPVVLINSAPQGLGINAVSTDNELGGAMAAGHFLNNGHTKIGMMLTQPQLDSTVSRRNGFAKYLMVNGITPLIIDCNTRPGEQSSARAYEKMMQLGRSGTFDCTALFCDSDLGALGVMRACHELELSVPNDLCIIGFDNIPECGFFHPALSSIDQNLGEWAVAAEKIIHACRNDPQVRRTGRQTLIAPSLVLRESTRRSAAGETVIPWKRPEGFPHGNIAAR